One window from the genome of Leptospira johnsonii encodes:
- a CDS encoding GMC oxidoreductase, producing MKFYEAIIIGTGFGGSINACRLSKKWPGKVLVLERGKEYPKGSFPRSPEGMSKNFWNIPEEGPIPRSSKFKRAGRQTGLFDIRNYPKLDVVLSAGLGGGSLIYANVFLEPPDHVFDHRWPETIKKKHLKPYYKIVKDILGSRPIPDTGEDRRKVVRTELYEHFAKHESRVSKRADINVFFGNDFKKPTPIGVQEKNRFGAVQTSCTYCAECDVGCNTHSKNTLDLNYLFVARHSNKAEIKTEHLATKIVPLNSRGEEDPSQSGEHGFRVHYLNLQNGKTSESYADTKRIVVSAGTLGSTELLLKCKTKFKTLPKISDKLGTQFSGNGDFLSFAAKGKKPADPNYGPVITQYTDYNLFSGFDSKKAFLLQDASYPVFASYFVSGAIPLIFKLKYIFHFIGELFKSIMSGKIFGRVGFLLSEALKGDLSYTSAVLLCMGIDTSDGKMYLDKNGNLQIQWPQKENLTLYNTIMDVNKRFAKFTDAKTRFPMPTYSWPVRNNVTVHPLGGCVLGPSTNAGVCSSDPKTFGKVFGYEGLYVADGSLLPTAVGANPSMTISALSEMVAEGITGKKPNASLR from the coding sequence TTGAAATTTTACGAGGCTATAATAATCGGAACCGGATTCGGCGGTTCGATCAATGCCTGTCGTTTGTCTAAAAAATGGCCAGGCAAAGTTTTAGTACTCGAACGAGGGAAAGAATATCCTAAAGGTTCTTTTCCGAGATCTCCGGAGGGAATGTCCAAAAACTTCTGGAACATTCCGGAAGAAGGTCCTATTCCTAGATCTTCCAAGTTTAAACGAGCAGGCAGACAAACTGGACTATTCGATATTCGTAATTATCCAAAATTAGATGTAGTTCTTTCCGCCGGTTTAGGTGGGGGTTCTTTGATCTATGCAAACGTGTTTTTGGAACCTCCCGATCATGTTTTCGATCATCGCTGGCCGGAAACTATTAAAAAGAAACATTTAAAACCATATTATAAAATAGTAAAAGATATCTTAGGCTCTCGACCCATTCCGGATACCGGAGAAGATCGACGCAAAGTGGTTCGGACAGAATTGTACGAACATTTCGCTAAGCATGAATCTAGGGTTTCCAAAAGAGCGGACATTAACGTATTCTTCGGGAATGATTTTAAGAAGCCGACACCTATAGGAGTCCAGGAAAAAAACCGTTTCGGGGCAGTCCAAACTTCTTGTACTTACTGCGCAGAATGTGATGTAGGATGTAATACCCATTCTAAAAACACTCTAGATCTGAATTATCTTTTTGTGGCTAGGCATTCAAACAAGGCTGAGATAAAAACGGAGCATCTTGCTACTAAAATTGTTCCTTTGAATAGCAGAGGGGAAGAAGATCCTTCTCAGTCGGGTGAACACGGTTTTAGGGTTCATTATTTGAATTTGCAGAACGGAAAAACTTCCGAATCCTATGCGGATACAAAAAGAATCGTAGTTTCTGCGGGAACCTTGGGGTCTACGGAACTTCTACTTAAATGTAAAACTAAGTTTAAAACTCTGCCTAAGATCTCCGACAAATTAGGCACACAATTCTCTGGGAATGGTGATTTTCTTTCTTTTGCTGCCAAAGGGAAGAAGCCGGCTGATCCAAATTACGGTCCGGTAATTACTCAATATACGGATTATAATTTATTCTCCGGTTTCGATTCTAAAAAGGCATTCCTACTGCAAGATGCAAGTTATCCTGTATTTGCTTCTTATTTCGTTTCAGGTGCGATTCCTCTTATCTTCAAATTAAAGTATATCTTCCATTTTATCGGAGAACTGTTCAAGAGTATTATGAGCGGAAAAATTTTCGGTAGAGTTGGATTTCTCTTAAGCGAAGCTTTGAAAGGAGATCTTTCTTATACTTCCGCGGTACTCCTATGCATGGGAATAGATACTTCAGATGGAAAGATGTATCTGGATAAAAATGGAAATCTTCAAATACAGTGGCCTCAGAAAGAAAACTTAACACTTTATAATACTATAATGGACGTGAACAAAAGGTTCGCGAAATTCACAGACGCAAAGACTAGATTCCCGATGCCGACTTATTCTTGGCCGGTCCGTAATAACGTTACTGTTCACCCTCTGGGTGGTTGTGTTTTAGGCCCTTCCACAAATGCTGGGGTTTGTTCTTCTGATCCTAAAACTTTCGGTAAGGTTTTCGGTTACGAAGGTTTGTATGTTGCGGATGGCAGTTTATTGCCTACCGCAGTGGGTGCTAACCCTTCTATGACTATTTCTGCACTTTCGGAAATGGTCGCGGAAGGAATTACAGGCAAGAAGCCGAATGCAAGTTTAAGGTAG
- a CDS encoding sterol desaturase family protein, with protein MRFVCELSWEYCVSGFTLYQLKMNFLRYYPIAGLAFLIFWVWKKDFFQKFRIQKDFPKKERIIFELKQSAITLIMFSTIAVSVYILGKLKILHLKTYKDFAEYGLTYAIFSFGLLTIWHETWFYWAHRIMHHRKIYSYIHSVHHRSVNPSPMAAYNFHWVEAFLEGVYVVPALCILPLHFYVFLIHTFYAMIMNIWWHLGYEFFPKGWTTHPILKWINTSTHHNLHHQKFHGNYSLYFNFWDRIMGTNFKDYSEIFENSSSVGKKGEEIPVLPSTYLQKS; from the coding sequence ATGAGATTCGTTTGTGAGCTAAGTTGGGAATATTGCGTATCCGGTTTTACTCTTTATCAGTTAAAAATGAATTTCCTGCGATATTATCCGATCGCAGGTCTTGCATTTCTCATCTTCTGGGTTTGGAAAAAGGACTTTTTCCAAAAGTTCAGGATCCAAAAGGATTTTCCTAAAAAAGAAAGGATCATCTTTGAATTAAAACAATCCGCAATTACTTTAATTATGTTCAGTACAATCGCTGTTTCCGTATACATTCTTGGAAAATTGAAGATCCTCCATCTCAAAACATATAAGGATTTTGCGGAATACGGGTTAACTTACGCGATATTCAGTTTCGGTTTACTTACTATTTGGCACGAAACCTGGTTCTATTGGGCTCATAGGATCATGCATCACCGAAAAATTTATTCTTATATACATTCTGTGCATCATAGATCCGTAAATCCTTCTCCCATGGCCGCTTATAATTTCCATTGGGTAGAGGCATTTCTGGAAGGTGTTTACGTAGTTCCCGCTCTTTGTATCCTTCCACTTCATTTTTACGTTTTTCTAATCCATACTTTCTATGCGATGATCATGAATATCTGGTGGCATCTGGGATATGAATTCTTTCCTAAAGGCTGGACCACTCATCCGATCTTGAAATGGATCAATACTTCTACCCATCATAATCTTCATCACCAGAAGTTTCATGGGAATTACAGTCTATATTTCAATTTTTGGGATAGAATAATGGGGACTAATTTTAAGGATTATTCCGAAATTTTCGAGAATAGTTCAAGTGTGGGCAAGAAGGGGGAAGAGATTCCCGTCCTCCCTTCTACTTACTTGCAGAAATCTTAA
- a CDS encoding adenylate/guanylate cyclase domain-containing protein — protein MAFKRSIFASASEDRLENLVLERLKPGADKEKIDARIWDLFGEVWCIMFTDLSGFSRGVEKFGIIHFLQTIHESERVLVPIIEDHDGILLKSEGDSFLVIFRNVGKGLQAAIRMQKELLEYNKDKIPEEKILLCVGLGYGKVLKIGDSDVFGSEVNTASKLGEDTAEAGEILITQTVFDNAQDTGLKFEPIQDVPAGTHGAFRVVY, from the coding sequence ATGGCATTCAAAAGAAGTATATTCGCAAGCGCATCCGAAGATAGATTGGAAAACCTAGTTTTAGAAAGATTAAAACCGGGAGCAGACAAGGAAAAAATAGACGCCCGCATCTGGGACCTTTTCGGTGAAGTTTGGTGTATTATGTTCACAGACCTTTCTGGATTTTCACGAGGTGTGGAAAAATTCGGGATCATTCATTTTTTACAAACCATACACGAATCCGAAAGAGTTTTAGTGCCTATCATAGAAGATCATGACGGGATACTTCTCAAATCGGAAGGAGACAGCTTTTTAGTGATCTTCAGGAATGTAGGCAAAGGACTGCAAGCCGCGATCCGAATGCAAAAAGAATTATTAGAATACAATAAGGACAAAATCCCAGAAGAAAAGATACTTCTCTGTGTCGGACTCGGCTACGGAAAAGTTTTAAAAATAGGAGACTCAGACGTTTTCGGTTCTGAAGTAAACACTGCGAGTAAGTTAGGAGAAGATACTGCAGAAGCGGGAGAAATCTTAATTACTCAAACTGTTTTTGATAATGCACAAGATACCGGTTTAAAATTCGAACCGATCCAAGATGTTCCTGCGGGAACGCATGGAGCGTTTAGGGTAGTTTACTAA
- a CDS encoding SDR family NAD(P)-dependent oxidoreductase, giving the protein MSKENRPVVFLTGAAGGIGRETAALLSEKGYLLFLTDLQKQSSDLKKFADTLGKDHIVFACDISKASDSEKAIKECVKQFGKIDVLVNNAGIMRPSKFENLTQEEIDEQIGINIIGTIRLTKLGLPHLKKSKGKLVILSSLAGIVPAPHHSIYSATKFALRGFALSLYLEWKEIGIRVSSILPGTIQSPMTKYMASKDSSPMAYINPPLPPSAVAKAIWKAIQTDKAEIYVPYSQGLLARVALLFPSLLSLIYPIMAKKGVRNFESWKRKGVFD; this is encoded by the coding sequence ATGTCTAAGGAAAACCGACCAGTCGTTTTTCTAACAGGAGCGGCAGGAGGGATCGGCAGAGAAACCGCAGCCCTTCTTTCCGAAAAAGGGTATCTTCTCTTTTTGACCGATCTGCAAAAACAGTCTTCGGATCTGAAGAAGTTCGCAGATACATTAGGAAAAGACCATATTGTTTTTGCGTGCGATATTTCTAAGGCTTCCGATTCAGAAAAGGCCATCAAAGAATGTGTAAAACAATTCGGAAAGATCGATGTTCTTGTGAATAATGCAGGGATCATGAGACCTTCAAAATTCGAGAACCTTACCCAAGAGGAGATAGATGAGCAGATAGGTATTAATATAATCGGCACCATCCGGCTGACTAAATTAGGATTACCTCATCTTAAAAAATCAAAAGGTAAACTGGTCATATTGTCTTCTTTAGCAGGGATTGTCCCCGCTCCTCATCATTCTATCTATAGTGCGACCAAATTTGCGCTTAGGGGTTTTGCTTTAAGTCTGTATCTGGAATGGAAAGAAATAGGTATACGAGTCAGTTCCATTCTTCCGGGGACCATTCAATCACCTATGACAAAGTATATGGCGTCTAAGGACAGTTCTCCAATGGCTTATATCAATCCGCCTTTACCACCTTCTGCGGTTGCAAAAGCAATTTGGAAAGCGATCCAAACCGATAAGGCTGAGATCTATGTTCCGTATTCTCAAGGGTTATTAGCTAGAGTTGCGTTATTATTCCCTTCCTTATTATCTTTGATCTACCCGATCATGGCCAAAAAGGGAGTTCGAAATTTCGAATCATGGAAAAGAAAAGGAGTTTTTGACTGA
- a CDS encoding alpha/beta hydrolase: MATATKNKSKKNAGKSKLGKTGVNSHPVSLEFTEEMKGFVSMPGSFNFQEDYAAGKKAGNYLMFHLTIRVNDTQFFVYDPNETGEAIGWVECQPLGGRFEVEKGVFNCFVDYGKPSANEKHMKYRLFLKNKAGKKITLNGFKKVVDDGILNIWRDTSTLYTTVYEGYVEEKAEPKAKVLAKGILHILEKDFIKQMTTFKSNGRTFSERKDALFRFGELFMGNLWEIYGAQFRKAEPELWRERDIPVFTLDGVKNSKITFHPFTTEDKISLNLVRFQKKESKDVVILMHGLTTSTDMFVMPEHKNLVTYLHENGFTDVWSFDWRGSLRFNYNLFPHRYTLDDIALYDVPAALKVVKDAVGAGKRIHFVVHCVGSISFFMSLFGGKIDGVTSVVSNSVSLTPNVPTWSKIKLAFSPFLMESIFRFPNVNPRWYYLPGIASGKILSRFVSLFHHECDEPACHMLSLMWGTGWPACYEHANLPDITHRRVGDLFGATSMNYYRHIRKAVGRKAMIKYTPTDARYNSLPNNYLDKASEVKTPVLFVTGDQNKVFKDSNIIAYETLNRLNPGNKNELFIAEGYGHQDTLMGKKSDKDVFPRIVEFLRKNSNGVKKG, encoded by the coding sequence TTGGCGACAGCGACGAAAAATAAATCAAAGAAGAATGCCGGCAAATCTAAGCTCGGTAAAACAGGAGTCAATTCTCATCCGGTAAGTCTAGAGTTTACAGAGGAAATGAAAGGTTTCGTTTCCATGCCCGGATCTTTTAATTTTCAGGAAGATTATGCTGCGGGGAAGAAGGCAGGAAACTACCTGATGTTTCACCTAACGATCCGTGTGAATGACACTCAGTTCTTTGTCTATGATCCGAATGAAACAGGAGAAGCTATCGGTTGGGTAGAATGCCAACCTCTAGGCGGAAGATTCGAAGTAGAAAAAGGGGTCTTCAATTGTTTCGTGGATTATGGCAAACCTTCTGCTAACGAAAAACATATGAAGTACCGTTTGTTCTTAAAGAACAAAGCTGGAAAGAAGATTACCTTAAACGGATTTAAGAAGGTAGTAGACGACGGTATTTTGAATATCTGGAGAGACACTTCTACACTTTATACAACTGTGTACGAAGGATATGTAGAAGAAAAGGCAGAACCTAAAGCGAAGGTACTCGCAAAAGGGATTCTGCATATATTAGAAAAAGATTTTATTAAGCAGATGACCACCTTCAAATCGAACGGCCGTACTTTTTCGGAAAGAAAAGACGCTCTGTTCAGATTCGGTGAGTTATTCATGGGGAATCTTTGGGAAATTTACGGGGCCCAATTCAGAAAGGCAGAGCCAGAGCTATGGCGAGAAAGGGACATTCCAGTATTTACCCTAGACGGGGTCAAAAATTCTAAGATCACTTTTCATCCATTCACTACGGAAGATAAAATTTCCCTCAATTTAGTTCGTTTTCAGAAGAAGGAGAGTAAGGATGTAGTAATCCTAATGCATGGGCTCACCACTTCTACGGATATGTTCGTTATGCCGGAACATAAGAATCTTGTAACATATTTACATGAAAACGGATTTACCGACGTTTGGAGTTTTGACTGGAGAGGAAGTTTACGTTTTAATTATAATCTTTTTCCTCACAGATATACTTTGGACGATATCGCTCTTTATGACGTGCCAGCCGCTTTGAAAGTAGTAAAAGACGCAGTTGGCGCAGGGAAAAGGATCCATTTTGTCGTACATTGTGTGGGCTCCATCTCATTTTTCATGAGCTTATTCGGAGGGAAAATAGACGGAGTCACGAGCGTCGTCTCGAACAGTGTGTCTTTGACTCCGAATGTACCTACTTGGTCTAAGATCAAACTTGCGTTTTCTCCTTTTTTGATGGAGTCGATTTTCAGATTCCCGAATGTAAATCCACGCTGGTACTATCTGCCCGGTATAGCCTCTGGAAAGATATTATCTAGATTCGTAAGTCTTTTTCATCACGAATGCGACGAGCCTGCTTGTCATATGCTCAGCCTTATGTGGGGAACAGGATGGCCTGCTTGTTATGAACATGCAAATCTTCCGGATATCACTCATAGAAGGGTAGGGGATCTGTTCGGTGCAACTTCGATGAACTATTATAGACATATCAGAAAAGCAGTAGGTCGAAAGGCCATGATCAAGTATACGCCTACGGATGCTCGCTATAACTCTTTGCCGAACAATTATCTAGACAAGGCCTCCGAAGTTAAAACTCCGGTTCTGTTCGTGACAGGTGATCAAAATAAAGTATTCAAAGATTCTAATATTATAGCTTACGAAACATTGAATCGTTTGAATCCGGGAAATAAAAATGAACTGTTCATCGCCGAGGGTTATGGCCATCAGGACACTTTGATGGGGAAAAAGAGCGATAAGGACGTGTTCCCTAGGATAGTGGAGTTTCTACGTAAGAATTCCAACGGAGTGAAAAAAGGATAA
- a CDS encoding metallophosphoesterase: MPKSKIKYIVISDIHLGAYNSLLTYIEEFPDPVKDSDRFKVNPQKTSPALAELLNCLKHIVHSVNGSSKPPQFIFLGDVLELALGDINEASMTFERFLDIAYKETKHHFSESILYIPGNHDHHLWETAREKQYMEYIANLKPNQYINQTWHTTKMVSPDFIQSDLLTGILRRNKKLKRAEAVIAYPNLEIPSKNGKRSVFLTHGHFLENIYSLMSTVQRILLPEIDDDPDAPKRNRSVWSKMNDYNPFKRAKEITSPKSIYVLERENFAWIDFFWSTLGRSGKVGTGIGLIYDMLQDTKAVGKLAQNVSAYLLRNLNLPFFLRILGIKWLLYQGFSYILTKIVVKVGQAERGMSDSVLSEEVVHNMDSYLGETLPAQWKAETQKSKREFPNDYTFIFGHTHKPFAVETQDLGLKISGKEVFNTGGWVVDTIQPMSSHGGAVLFIDEEANVASFKVYTEGEVKPSFLVPDGKTNPMYETLVETVDLQNRKFGALSKSLEEEIRLRRRLLKVRIKE; this comes from the coding sequence ATGCCTAAGAGTAAAATTAAATATATCGTTATCTCCGACATTCACCTCGGAGCATATAACAGTTTGCTTACATACATTGAAGAGTTCCCGGACCCCGTAAAAGATTCGGATAGATTCAAAGTAAATCCTCAGAAAACTTCCCCGGCACTTGCGGAACTTCTAAACTGTTTAAAACATATCGTTCACTCAGTAAACGGTTCCTCTAAACCTCCTCAGTTCATATTTTTAGGCGACGTACTTGAATTAGCATTAGGCGATATTAACGAAGCATCCATGACATTCGAAAGATTTTTAGATATCGCATACAAAGAAACGAAACATCATTTTTCCGAAAGTATTCTCTACATTCCCGGAAACCACGATCACCATCTATGGGAAACCGCGAGAGAAAAACAATACATGGAATATATTGCGAACCTAAAGCCGAATCAATATATCAACCAAACGTGGCATACCACAAAGATGGTGAGCCCAGACTTCATACAATCCGATCTACTCACTGGAATTTTGAGAAGAAACAAAAAGCTAAAGAGAGCCGAGGCAGTGATAGCTTATCCGAATTTAGAAATTCCTTCTAAAAACGGAAAACGATCTGTGTTCTTAACTCACGGACATTTTTTGGAAAACATCTACTCTTTGATGAGTACTGTACAAAGGATTTTACTTCCGGAAATTGATGATGATCCGGATGCACCCAAGCGCAATCGCTCTGTTTGGAGTAAGATGAATGATTATAATCCTTTCAAGAGGGCAAAGGAAATCACATCGCCAAAATCCATTTACGTTCTTGAACGAGAGAACTTCGCATGGATAGATTTTTTCTGGTCCACACTGGGAAGATCCGGAAAAGTAGGAACAGGAATTGGGCTCATTTACGACATGCTTCAGGATACGAAAGCCGTCGGAAAATTAGCTCAAAACGTGTCCGCTTATTTATTAAGAAATTTGAATCTTCCCTTCTTCCTACGAATTTTGGGTATCAAATGGCTTCTCTATCAAGGTTTTTCATACATTCTGACAAAGATCGTAGTAAAAGTCGGACAAGCTGAAAGAGGAATGTCTGATAGCGTCCTGAGCGAAGAAGTAGTTCATAATATGGATTCTTATCTAGGAGAAACTCTTCCAGCACAATGGAAGGCGGAAACTCAAAAAAGCAAAAGAGAATTTCCAAACGACTATACATTCATTTTCGGTCATACACATAAACCGTTTGCAGTGGAAACCCAAGACTTAGGGTTAAAAATTTCAGGAAAAGAAGTATTCAATACCGGCGGTTGGGTAGTAGATACAATCCAGCCAATGTCCTCTCATGGTGGAGCGGTATTGTTCATAGACGAAGAGGCAAATGTAGCTTCTTTCAAAGTCTATACGGAGGGAGAAGTAAAACCGAGCTTCTTGGTTCCAGACGGAAAAACAAATCCGATGTACGAAACATTGGTAGAAACTGTAGATCTTCAGAATCGAAAGTTTGGGGCCTTATCTAAATCCTTAGAAGAAGAGATACGTCTAAGAAGAAGATTACTAAAAGTCAGGATCAAAGAATAA